The genomic stretch TTGTTACGCGGTAAGACTTCAATGACTTACCTACGTGTTTTGTCAGGGCCACTAGGTCATCTCCGTAGCTTTCCGAGTCCACTGCCAGCTCATCGACCTTTTGTGATTGATGAGCAATATATTTTCTTACTACCTTTCTCAGTGGGGAGGAGGATTCAAAGTCCTCTTGGACTTCTCCCCATATCGACGCTGCCTCAGCCATATTTGAACGCAACTGAGCAGCGCCTTCGTCGTCGGTGGGGAGGCCCGTTAGCCAATGGGTACTTGTTCTATTGAACTTGTCGATGGCTTCGGCAATGTCAAATTTTGAACCTCCCCTTGAGGTCACGATTTCCACGACTTCGGAAAACGTGTCCTTCAAAACAGGCAACTTCCCCGAAATGTCAAAATCTGGGAACACTAATTGAAACAATTGAGCGGTTACGTTCAATTGAGACTCTAGAGTGTCTTTGACTGCTTCTGGGAAGGAGAATGCACAGGCCTTTTGGATGGCGCCTAAAGCGCAAACGACATTAAAGAACTTCATTTCGAATATAGTATTAACAATTGTTGTTATTCTTTTTATGTGTCAACTCCAGACacataaaaaaaatttagaCAGGAAatgaaggggaagaagaagcgaTGAAATTGATAAACGTCAATTCATCTCTCcatttatatattttgggACGGACCCATCATCTAAGGTGGGTCCATCTCTTCTCTCtacttttctttctttaGTCGCTTCATTATGATGTTTCCTGAATACGCCGTCCCCTAAGACCACTTTACCAACTTGACACATCCCGGTGTCACGCCATATTGCACAGCTCGACGTCCGTATACAATGGACCCTGAAGAAGGTTTCCGGAAACGGGTATACTGCTGTAAAGGGCAGCATTGTATATTTGCAAGCTTCCACCCGTACACCCCGATGGGGACcctgtttttttgttcttttcagACAACTAACTTCTGCTATCCCCTAAGTCTGGGCGAACTGAGACTAAACAGTGGTGGCCCCACTAGATATCGGTCTCTTCCCTATTGTATTGTACATAGAGTGTACACATAAGCAATGGAATCATACGTTGTTATATCCATAAACAAGGAAATCGTGCGTTTTTGCGTCGCTAAACGCTCAAAATATCATACGCTTTTTTTTGTAGAGACTGAATGATGAACAATACAATTATATGAAACATCATACTCCTGATTAATTGTACTACAATGACTTAACAAAACAGAGGTttctttccaaaaggaTTGACTGATAAGGAATCCTCAACGGGGTGGAGGAGCATTATGTCAAGAATTGTGACTTTTTTGGAAGTTACTATCGCAAGAATGTTAACAAAACATGGTGCTTTTTCTTCGTTCACGGTTAC from Huiozyma naganishii CBS 8797 chromosome 6, complete genome encodes the following:
- the KNAG0F03520 gene encoding uncharacterized protein encodes the protein MKFFNVVCALGAIQKACAFSFPEAVKDTLESQLNVTAQLFQLVFPDFDISGKLPVLKDTFSEVVEIVTSRGGSKFDIAEAIDKFNRTSTHWLTGLPTDDEGAAQLRSNMAEAASIWGEVQEDFESSSPLRKVVRKYIAHQSQKVDELAVDSESYGDDLVALTKHVGKSLKSYRVTKRAFRLRKRSENTGDVESELAVETMDAADDLKYLTENIFAIITGLAFVLVCWSLTFHICVAVLGTLVTIEVIRWILELVKYLNER